Within the Methanothermobacter sp. genome, the region CAGTGGTTTTTGCCTTCTGCTATTGCCCTGTTTATGTCGCTGAGGGTTAGCATGCCCACTATTTTGTCGTCTTCTGTTACTGGCGCTCCTTCAATGTTTTTTTCTGATAGTATCTTCGCAACCTCTTTAAGGGTCATTTCTGGTTTTATTGTTACAAGATCCTGGGTTGCTACTTCCATTACTGTCTTTTGTGGTATGCTCCTGATGCCAGTAGTATCTAGTAGTATCATGTTGTCCATATCATCTCTTCCTACTATGATACCATCTACTACAAGTTTGTTTACGGGGGTTGGCCCTACTCTTATCCTGTCTCCTAGGTCTAGGTTTTTTATGCTTCCTACTACTTTTATGGCTGCTTCGCATTCTCCTGGGTGTGGTATGCTTGTGAATTCTATTTTTGAAACTGATAGGTCTTCGAGTTTCTCCCCATTTTTATAGATGGGGACTTGGGCTTTCATTTCCATGGGTGATATTTCCAAGTACTGGAATGCTTTTATTGTTGGCTTGTAACCGCCCCTGGGTCCTGGAACTCCCTTCACGAGGCCTAGGCTTCTTAGTGATTGCATCTGGTTCCTTATGGTACCTGGGTTTCTGTTCATTATTTCTGCTATTTCCTCGCCTTTAATAGATTTTCCTTCAGATTTCTTGTAAAGGTTGATAAGGGTTTGCAGTATTTCTTTCTGGACGGCTGTTAACATCTATAACACCTAAAATCATATCTACTATGAACAATAATTATAGATTATTAGTTAATATAATTTGTCCCCATAGCGCATGTAGATTAAACAAAAAAAAATAGAATTTTTCTAGTAAGCTGTTAAAACCTATATTATTATCATATGGTGGGTGTTTTTATGTTCAAGGATGTTGAAGAAATTGCTGATAAAGCGATGGAAGAACTTGCCAGGATGAACATAACATCTGGTTATAGTGCAAGGGATAAAAGATTATGCCTACAAGACTTAAAATATCACCTAAAATATTTAAAGGCGGCCTTGGATTCCTCAAGTCCGCTATTATTCAATGATTATGTGACATGGGCGGACATACTACTCAGAAGCATAGGATTGCCCAGGGAATGCCTAACAGCATCCCTAAAGGCACTAAAAATGGCCATGAAGGGGGTAATAGACCCTAGATCATATGAAAAGGCATCTTCATATATTAGAATGGCCTTAGATCAACTAGAAGAAGTGCACGCCCCTAAAAGTTTCATAAGTGAAGATAACCCCTTGAAAAGAGAAGCTGAGGACTATCTGAATCTATTGCTCAGTGCAGATACTGAAGGAGCCCATAAGCTGATAAAATCATTGATAGAAGCTGGTGTGAAAATCCCAGACATCTACCTAAACATATTTGAACCGGTTCAATATGAAATCGGCCGCCTATGGCAGATGAACATGATAACAGTAGCACATGAACATTATGCCACAGGAGTCACCCAGATGATAATCGCCGAACTCTACCCTTATATCCTAGAATATTCTGAGAAAACCGGTAAAAGACTAGTAGCAACTTGTATAAACAATGAACTCCACGAACTCGGCCTTAGAATAGTATCCGATTTCTTTGAGATGAACGGATGGGATTCAATATACCTTGGAGCTAACACTCCACAAGATAGCATAATAAAGATAATCCAGGAACATAAACCAGAACTTTTAGCAATATCAGCTACCATAACATATAACATTAGCCATGTACGAAAACTCGTAGAAAGAGTGAAAAAATTAGAAAATCCACCAAAGATAATGGTAGGAGGCCACCCGTTCAATATCGATCCGGACCTCTGGAGAAAGGTGGGGGCGGACCTTCATGCCACGAACGCTTCTATGGCTGTTAAAATAGTGGAAAGGTTATGATTATGGAAGAAATCGTTAAAGGTTTTGTAGCGGTCACTGACAGACAAGGTTGCCTTAAGAGGATAATAGATTATGGGATGGACATACCATTCAAGAAAGGCGAATTATTCACAGAAATCATAGACATAGAGAGCAGGGCGAAAGCATCAGCCTTCCTTGACAAAATAATAAGCGGGGATGCAATATTTGATTGGGAGATGAACATCACACTCAAAAATAGGACAAAGACCCTCCATTTTTCAGGGTTTAAAGTTAATGATGAAATTTTTATTGTAGCTGCAGAGAACCGGAGTGAAATGATAAAAATCTACAAGCTACTAGAAGATGACATGCCACTCATAAAGCCAAGAGTCTATAGGAAGATAAAAGATGAAAAATTGGTGTTTGATGAATTAACACGACTAAACAACCAACTTACATTGGCAAAGCGTGAACTTATAAAAAAGAACCTTGAACTAGAAAAAGCCCTCCAAGAGAAGGACATGCTCATAAGAGAGATCAATCATCGGGTTAAAAACGATCTTATGATAATCTCAAGCCTTCTTAACTTGCAAGCAAAATATGTTAAAGACAAGGAGGATCTGATCCTTTTTAAGGAGGCTCAAGCGCGGGCCAAATCCATGGCGATGCTCCATGAAAAATTATATCAATCAGGAAAATATCGAAGCATAGAATTTGGAGAATACCTCAAGGGTCTTCTAAGAGATTTATATTATGCATTCGTCCCACAACCCGGGGAGATAGGCCTTGAAATGGATATAGAAGATGTGGAACTTGATGTGAAATTTGCCATGCCACTTGCATTAATCGTAAACGAACTTTTCACTAATGCAATAAAGCATGCGTTTCCAGATGGGAAGGGCACTATAAAAGTCACTTTCAAAAGAAAGGATGGATACTATATTCTGGTAGTGTCAGATGATGGTATAGGCCTGCCAGAAGATTTCGATTTAAATAAAAAATTCGGGTTATCGATAGTTAACGCCTTGACGAAGCAGATAGGTGGTGAACTTTCAGTAGACTCTAATAATGGAACCAGTTTCATGGTAAAATTTAAGGAGTAGAACAGCCGATGGTATCATTATGTTTGCTTGCAGTTAGGGCTTTCATAAAGGATAATAAAGGCAGGATCCTCATAATAAAAAGGTCTCCCCTTTGTAAGACTAATCCTCTTAGGTGGGAGTTGCCAGGTGGCAAAGTAAACATAGGTGAGCCCCTCGAGGAAGCCCTTAAAAGGGAAGTTAAAGAAGAAACAGGATTAAATGTAACTCCTAATAGTGTCTTGGGAGTTGCTGAACAAGAATTAGCCATTTTTAAGGCTGTCCATATTATAATTGAATGTTCTGCCAATGGTAAACTAAGATTAAGTGGTGAGCATATAGCATATGCTTGGGTGAAACAAGAAGATCTCAAATATTATGAACTAACAGACTGGTTTTACAATTTCATCAAATCAACAGATTCGCCATGAAAAAATTTTAAGCACGCCTCGGAAAATATTTTATCTCCAAAATCTTTTTAACAGCCGGGATGGTGAAATATAGCAAACTATTCCACGAATATATATAAAAGGATAAACTCATAGCTATGATGGAACATATAGGTAAAATAAGACTATTATCACTTATGAATTTACTCGTCTTATCAACATCTACCAGACCCCCTCCAAAGAGCATAATTCCAATTAACATAAGATAGGATACCCACTAATAAGAGATTAACCTGAAAGATTATATTAGCTGTGACGTAACTGATACCATAGCTAGAAGACATTTCAGTGGAAAATGCTATCAGAGCAAATCAAAAAAGAAAAGTTTACCAAAGTAGGGTTCGTGCGCTTGATGAAATTGAAATGCTGATGATTAACACGCCATACACCACTCAATGTCAAAAAAGAGAGAAAATAACATAGTAACTGTGGCCATAACACTCCTAGTCGTTGTTGGAAAGCGGCTTCAGTTAAAGACGTGGGGATGTTTGGAACATTAAGTGTTAAGACAAGCAAGGTCATTGAAATGGCGAATATACCATCCACAAGTGTCTCAATACGCGTAGTTTTTCATCCATAAACTGGTACTCATAAATATGAAATCTCACCCCACACACTAATAATTTCTCCAAAAAAAAAAAAAAAGAAAAAAGAATCTGTAAAATTAATATTATAAGGGGTTGATAAATCATGGAAATCATACTAGGATTGCCAAAGGGTAGCTTGAATAATGTTAACAGGGGAAACACCTACCAAGTATTCGTTGATGCTGGATACGAGATTAGAGGCTACGAACCCGGCAAAGAAGAAAACGAGATCAGAATTTTGAACGATCCGGAAATAAAAGCTTATCTCACAAGGCCGCAGAGCGCCCCTGTAGAATTAAACAGGGGAATGCTCGATATCGCCATAATAGGCGAGGACTGGGTGCGTGAAGAATCCATAAATAACAAAGACAACATGATAAAGAAGATAGGCAGCCTTGAATACGGTCAGACACGCTTAATAGTGGCAGTACCCCGGGAAAAACCATACAATTCTCTCCAAGAATTTTTCTTAGCCAATAAGGATCGTGAAACCCCAATATTATGTTTCACAGAATATCCTAACCTCGCAAGGGAATTCTTCATGAAAAACCCCGGCTACAAAGAAATATTCGGTGAAAGCACCCCAATGGTCCAGATAAGAGGTCTTAGAGATGGTGACAATGAAATGGTCCAAATAATAAACTCAGATGGGGCCACAGAAGTATATATCGCAAAAGGCGCTGATCTTATAGTGGACAATACACAAACCGGCACCAGCCTAAGGAAAGCCGGTTTAAAAATCATCGACATTATAATGGAATCCAGCGCAGGATTATATGCGGGGCCAACCTGTAAAGGAGAAAAACTTGAGAAGGCTAAGATGATATATCAGCAATTATTCGGAGCTATAAAAGCCCGAAATTACTTTGATGTTAAATTCAATATAAGGAATGAGAAACTAGAAGATGTTAAAGAGTTCTTAA harbors:
- a CDS encoding CBS domain-containing protein, translating into MLTAVQKEILQTLINLYKKSEGKSIKGEEIAEIMNRNPGTIRNQMQSLRSLGLVKGVPGPRGGYKPTIKAFQYLEISPMEMKAQVPIYKNGEKLEDLSVSKIEFTSIPHPGECEAAIKVVGSIKNLDLGDRIRVGPTPVNKLVVDGIIVGRDDMDNMILLDTTGIRSIPQKTVMEVATQDLVTIKPEMTLKEVAKILSEKNIEGAPVTEDDKIVGMLTLSDINRAIAEGKNHCKVKDIMSTSIVTVDKTVLISDAIEIMNKHNIGRLILVDSKKRPIGIVTRTDILDAISGLKNK
- a CDS encoding cobalamin-dependent protein (Presence of a B(12) (cobalamin)-binding domain implies dependence on cobalamin itself, in one of its several forms, or in some unusual lineages, dependence on a cobalamin-like analog.), with the protein product MFKDVEEIADKAMEELARMNITSGYSARDKRLCLQDLKYHLKYLKAALDSSSPLLFNDYVTWADILLRSIGLPRECLTASLKALKMAMKGVIDPRSYEKASSYIRMALDQLEEVHAPKSFISEDNPLKREAEDYLNLLLSADTEGAHKLIKSLIEAGVKIPDIYLNIFEPVQYEIGRLWQMNMITVAHEHYATGVTQMIIAELYPYILEYSEKTGKRLVATCINNELHELGLRIVSDFFEMNGWDSIYLGANTPQDSIIKIIQEHKPELLAISATITYNISHVRKLVERVKKLENPPKIMVGGHPFNIDPDLWRKVGADLHATNASMAVKIVERL
- a CDS encoding sensor histidine kinase, yielding MEEIVKGFVAVTDRQGCLKRIIDYGMDIPFKKGELFTEIIDIESRAKASAFLDKIISGDAIFDWEMNITLKNRTKTLHFSGFKVNDEIFIVAAENRSEMIKIYKLLEDDMPLIKPRVYRKIKDEKLVFDELTRLNNQLTLAKRELIKKNLELEKALQEKDMLIREINHRVKNDLMIISSLLNLQAKYVKDKEDLILFKEAQARAKSMAMLHEKLYQSGKYRSIEFGEYLKGLLRDLYYAFVPQPGEIGLEMDIEDVELDVKFAMPLALIVNELFTNAIKHAFPDGKGTIKVTFKRKDGYYILVVSDDGIGLPEDFDLNKKFGLSIVNALTKQIGGELSVDSNNGTSFMVKFKE
- a CDS encoding NUDIX domain-containing protein, which encodes MLAVRAFIKDNKGRILIIKRSPLCKTNPLRWELPGGKVNIGEPLEEALKREVKEETGLNVTPNSVLGVAEQELAIFKAVHIIIECSANGKLRLSGEHIAYAWVKQEDLKYYELTDWFYNFIKSTDSP
- a CDS encoding TMEM175 family protein, which gives rise to MTLLVLTLNVPNIPTSLTEAAFQQRLGVLWPQLLCYFLSFLTLSGVWRVNHQHFNFIKRTNPTLVNFSFLICSDSIFH
- a CDS encoding ATP phosphoribosyltransferase; the protein is MMEIILGLPKGSLNNVNRGNTYQVFVDAGYEIRGYEPGKEENEIRILNDPEIKAYLTRPQSAPVELNRGMLDIAIIGEDWVREESINNKDNMIKKIGSLEYGQTRLIVAVPREKPYNSLQEFFLANKDRETPILCFTEYPNLAREFFMKNPGYKEIFGESTPMVQIRGLRDGDNEMVQIINSDGATEVYIAKGADLIVDNTQTGTSLRKAGLKIIDIIMESSAGLYAGPTCKGEKLEKAKMIYQQLFGAIKARNYFDVKFNIRNEKLEDVKEFLIARNYCSQEPTIVKGMRFSQVNVLIPKNKFPEMLSGIKNLGASSIVREKVKQYVE